From Salmo salar chromosome ssa21, Ssal_v3.1, whole genome shotgun sequence:
tctgctgacataatctaatgttttgctttcgttgtaaagcctttttgaaattggacagtgtggttagattaacgagagaacTAATTattattagtttaatcacgtaataataattacagacaaTTGATTTGAtgaaataacagtcttcaccttTAATGATACTAAAGACATGACACGTGGTATATGTTTCGCATCCAGCCAATCAGGTTTCAGCGATGGAaccagtgctaacagtgtaaagAAGGACCAGATAATCTGAATGTCATATTCTCACCTGTCACAGACATCCTGCTCTCTGGTGATTCTCCTTCAGAGTTGGTACACTTGTAGAGTCCTTCATCTGACTTGGATACTGCAGGGATGGTCATCTCTCCTGTAGTCTCAGTCCTGATGAGGGATCCATCTTTGTAGAAATCAGCTGTGAGGTTAGAGGGAGTTCCCTGATATCTGCAGCGCAGAGTCACAGAATCTCCCTCAGTCACAGGAagggcagggctctccaggatcacagctccagctgtatataatatataaacaggtctctccaggatcacagcaccagctgtatataatatacacacatcatatataaacagggctctccaggatcacagctccagctgtatataatatataaacataatatataaacaggtctctccaggatcacagcaccagctgtatttaatatataaacatcatatataaacaggtctctccaggatcacagctccagctgtatataatatataaacatcatatataaacataacatcagctatctgaaaccAGATGAACCACTAAACACTATAATGTTAGTAGATGGTGTTTGTGGACATACCATGTACTGTGATGTTGACAGCATTGCTGTGTTCTCCAGACCCAAACTCACACCAGTACACTCCACTGTCTGATGGTATTAGTGAGACGTTGCATGAAGACCCTTGTTGTTTTCCCCAGTCAGTACTACACTCTGAAAGgattcctctctctgtgttcctcaccACTCTCCATCTAGCAGAGTTCCCCTGAAcctcacagctcagagagacagactctaaTTTAAAAAACTGAGATCTGTTAGGTCTGATGCTTAGAGAGGCTGGAGGATAGAGACCTGAGAGACCTGAGAGAcctgagagaccagagagaccagagagaccagagagagagagagagagagagagagagagagagagagagagagagagagagagagagagagagagagagagagagagagagagagagagagagagagagagagagagagagagagagagagagagagagagagagagagagagagagagagatgcattgtTTAAAGTATATTATAAAATTTTAAGCCCTTAAGAGTGATGAAGCCTGTGGGCCAGACAGCattggggtgagacagggatgcagcttaacctgttatggctagggggcagtattttcacggccgaataaaaaacgtagccgatttaatctgattattactcctgcccaggaactagaatatgcatttaattattagctttggatagaaaacactccaaagtttctaaaactggttgaatggtgtctgtgagtataacagaactcatttggcaggccaaaacctgagaagattctgtacaggaagtaccctgtctgaccatttcttggccttctttgtcatctctatacattacaaaggatctctgctgttacgtgacacttcctacggctccaatgggcactcagagcccgggaaaaagctgaatgacgtaattcaaagccctggctgaaacacattatcgcctttgtcaagtggccgatcaagggacagtgggcttaggcgcgtgcactggccacccccgtctttctctttttccctctatttaccgaaaagcagattcccggtcggaatattatcgcttttttgcgagaaaaatggcataaaaattgattttaaacagcggttgacatgcttcgaagtacggtaatgaaatatttagaaatcttttgtcacgaaatgcgccatgcgcatgacccttatttaccattcggatagtgtctagaacgcacgaacaaaacgccgctgttggacataactatggattattttggaccaaaccaacatttgttattgaagtagaagtcctgggagtgcattctgacgaagaacatcaaaggtaatcaaacttttctaatagtaaatctgattttggtgagtgctaaacttggtgggtgtctaaatagctagccctgtgatgccgggctatgtcaaatcaattttatgctatttttctcgtaaaaaagcgataatatttcgaccgggagtcgttgttttcgttcaaagagagagaaagtaaacatggtgtcggcttgtgcacgcgcctccagtctcattgtcctcagatcgaccactatcaaaatgcgctaatgtttttcagccagggcctgcaaagccaccattcatcgttctggcgccttctgagagcctatgggagcgttagaaaatgtcacgtcatgccagagatcccctgttttggttagagatgatcaagaaggccatgaaatggtcatagagagcgcttcctgtttggaatcttctctggttttggcctgccaaatgagttctgttatactcacagacaccattcaaacagttttagaaactttagggtgttttctatccaaatcaaacaattatatgcatattctaggtactgggcaggagtagtaaccagattaaaccgggtacgttttttatccggccgtgcaaatactgccccctatccccaacaggttaaaattaacatagcagcacccacacacacacaaccactgaCTTCTCTGTTATTTAACTATTTTGAGCCATTTTTGGACCATTCCTTAGGTCCTGACCGCCTAACCCCAACTCGCCGAGCGACGAGAAACAAGGACACCCTCTCTAACTGCCTTTGACGTTACAGGATCCGTTCCAACACTGAAACGTAATGTGGGCTCGTCGTTAGTCGTTAGTGCAACCTGCAGTCATTATTGTTGTGATGGCCCAATCTCTCATCTACTCTATCCATTACTGTAACCGTTAAAAACACGTCGATCTGCAGAAGACTAGAAATGTTCAACAAACGAAGCCCTGTCGCTGTGTGACCAAATGGACGACCGCTGTATAAGTTTACAGACAGTTCGACCTCTGTTCTTGTAGCTAGCAAGTTTcttacttaacctgttggggctagggggcagtatttgcacggctggataaaaaaatgtacccgatttaatctggttactaatcctacccagtaactagaatatgcatatagttattatatatggatagaaaacaccctaaagtttctaaaactgtttgaatggtgtctgtgagtataacagaactcatttggcaggcaaaaccctgagacattttctgacaggaagtggatacctgatgtgttgtattacctttaaacctatgccattgaaaaacacaggggctgaggaatattttggcacttcctattgcttccactagatgtcaccagcctttacaaagtgttttgagtcttctggagggagatctgaccgaacaagagccatggaacgatgatgtcccattagacacctggcgcgcgagttcatgttgggtaccctcgttccaatacgttataaaagagtatgcattcgtccaccttgaatattattcatgttctggttaaaaaaggccctaatgatttatgctatataacgtttgacatgtttgaacgaacgttaatatattttttcccctcgttcatgaagtgaagtccggcgggcttagatcatgtgctaacaagacggagatttttggacataaatgatgagcttttttgaacaaaactacattcgttatggacctgtgatacctggaagtgacatctgatgaagagaatcaaaggtaatggattatttacatagtattttcgattttagatctccccaacatggcggctagtctgtatcgcaacgcgtatttttctgggcgcagtgctcagattattgcaaagtgtgatttcccagtaaggttatttttaaatctggcaagttgattgcgttcaagagatgtaaatctataattctttaaatgacaatataatattttaccaatgttttctaattttaattatttaatttgtggtgctgacttgaatgccggttattggagggaaacgatttcccgaacatcaacgccacagtaaaacgctgtttttggatataaatatgaacttgatagaactaaaaatgcatgcattgtctaacacaatgtcctaggagtgtcatctgttggagattgtaaaaggttagtgcataattttagctgatttatggttttggtgacgcctgtctttgaattggcacaacattacacacaactcttgtaaatgtactgtcctaacatactctaaatttatgctttcgccgtaaaacctttttgaaatcgtaaaacgtggttagattaaggagatgtttatctttcaaagggtgtaaaatagttgtatgtttgaaaaatttgaatttttacatttatttggattcaaatttgccgctcttgaaatgcacctgctgttgatggagtgcaccacgggtgggacgcttgcgtcccacctagcccatagaggttaagggacaTGTATGACGAGTGTGAATCGAGTGTGAATCTTAGAAACAAATTACTAGTTTGCAGCAAGAAGTTACATAATAAGCATTagaataccgacaaccgccgaaacatctattctaagaACAATGGACGCCTGACATATCcatttcaacagacactatccggAGCCGCTGATAGAGCCACAATCATGAAAGACATTGTGGCTTCTAGGGAAGTAACCAgagactctctgatgaactgactctccagctGATGGactgacgattccaacagagaaggcAACCACAACATTCAATTATTCCCAAATGAGCGAGTGTTCATGTGGAAAGGGTTAGCGACTCCGTTTTGTCTTTCCCTGCcattctcagtccacacccacttccctttgtccaccaagccgtcatatcggcttagcccacaagggaacctcccctatcatttccttataaccatatctactgtttgtttgtttatgcatttctgtgattatttagctagttggtaaataaatgattaagacaattggtgtatggatgaatCATAGTGGAGACTgcgttcgtgcagataaccaacaattctaCGATGATTGAAATGAGACTAACgtaaggtaaagaataattcattaatagaagactaattgatcagatattaaaatatctgaagagttatattaggaaaattataactttgtaatctgaagattttccttggtgccccgacttcctagttaattacgtttacatgattagtttaatcacgtaataataattacagacaaTTGATTTGAtgaaataacagtcttcaccttTAATGATACTAAAGACATGACACGTGGTATATGTTTCGCATCCAGCCAATCAGCTTTCAGCGATGGAaccagtgctaacagtgtaaagAAGGACCAGATAATCTGAATGTCATATTCTCACCTGTCACAGACATCCTGCTCTCTGGTGATTCTCCTTCAGAGTTGGTACACTTGTAGAGTCCTTCATCTGACTTGGATACTGCAGGGATGGTCATCTCTCCTGTAGTCTCAGTCCTGATGAGGGATCCATCTTTGTAGAAATCAGCTGTGAGGTTAGAGGGAGTTCCCTGATATCTGCAGCGCAGAGTCACAGAATCTCCCTCAGTCACAGGAagggcagggctctccaggatcacagctccagctgtatataatatataaacatcatatataaacaggtctctccaggatcacagctccagctgtatataatatataaacatcatatataaacaggtctctccaggatcacaggaccagctgtatataatatataaacatcatatataaacaggtctctccaggatcccagcaccagctgtatataatatataaacatcatatataaacaggtctctccaggatcacagcaccagctgtatataatatataaacatcatatataaacaggtctctccaggatcacagctccagctgtatataatatataaacatcatatataaacaggtctctccaggatcacagctccagctgtatctaatatataaacatcatatataaacagggctctccaggatcacagctccagctgtatataatatataaacaggtctctccaggatcacagcaccagctgtatataatatataaacatcatatataaacaggtctctccaggatcacagctccagctgtatataatatataaacatcatatataaacaggtctctccaggatcccagcaccagctgtatataatatataaacatcatatataaacaggtctctccaggatcacagctccagctgtatataatatataaacataacaTCAGCTTATCTGAAACCAGATGAACCACTAAACACTATATTGTTAGTAGATGGTGTTTGTGGACATACCAGGTACTGTGATGTTGACAGCATTGCTGTGTTCTCCAGACCCAAACTCACACCAGTACACTCCACTGTCTGATGGTATTAGTGATACAATGCATGAAGACCCTTGTTgttttccccagtcagtattaCACTCTGAAAGGATTCCTCTCGATGTGTTCCTCACCACTCTCCATCCAGTAGAGTTCCCCTGAAcctcacagctcagagagacagactctaaTTTAAAAAACTGAGATCTGTCAGGAGTGatgcttagagagagagagagagagagagagagagagagagagagagagagagagagagagagagagagagagagagagagagagagagagagagagagagagagagagagagagagagagagagagagagagagagagagagagagagagagagagagagagagagttgcatTGTTTAAAGTAAATTATAAAATATTAAGCCCTTAAGAGTGTTGAAGCCTGTGGGCCAGACAGCATTGGGGTGAGACAGGAAtgtagcttaagccccaccctcttcaacatatatataaatGAATTGGCGTggacactagaacagtctgcagcacccggcctcaccctactagaatctgaagtcaaatgtctactgtttgctgatgatctggtgcttctgtcaccaaccaaggaggccctacagcagcacctagatctgcacagattctgccagaccagtaaatctcagtaagacaaaaataatcaaaaggaacataaaatacaACATATCCATTTTTAAAAaactggctaaaaatacttgaatcagttttaacccattgccctttatgtttGTGAGGTCTGGGATCCGCTCACCAattaagaattcacaaaatgggacaaacacaaaACTGAGAGtctgcaaaaaataaataaatgtagagATTACACAAAGAATTTggaaacaaacccgattttgttTAACTCCAATGTCAACTGGGTGAaatacagcagcaagatttgtgactgttgccacaagaaaaggtcaaccagtgaagaacaaacacctttataaatacaacccatatttatgtttatttattttcccttttgtactttaaccatttgcacattgttacaaaactgtatataaacataatacgacatttgtaatgtctttattcttttggaacttctgtgagtgtacagtcgtggccaaaagttttgagaatgacacaaataatcatttccacaaagtttgctgattcagtgtctttagatatttttgtcagatgttactatggaatactgaagtataattataagcatttcataagtgtcaaaggctttattGACAATtaaatgaagttgatgcaaagagtcaatatttgcagtgttgacccttctttttcaagaccacatcctgactgatggcagcccattcttgcataatcaatgcttggagtttgtcagaatttgtgggtttttgtttgtccacccgcctcctgaggattgaccacaagttctcaatgggattggtctggggagtttcctggccatggacccaaaatatcgatgttttattccccgagccacttagatatcacttttgccttatggcaaggtgctccatcatgctggaaaaggcattgttcgtcaccaaactgttccttgatggttgggagaagttgctctcggaggatgtgttggtaccattctttattcatggctgtgttcttaggcaaaattgtgagtgagcccactcccttggctgagacgCAACCCCACACattaatggtctcaggatgctttactgttggcatgacacaggactgatggtagcactcaccttgtcttctccggacaagcttttttgtccctgatgtttttcctggagaaaagtggcttctttgctgcccttcttgacaccaggccatcctccaaaagtcttcgcctcactgtgcgtacagatgcactcacacctgcctgctgccattcctgagcaagctctgtactggtggtgccccgatcccacatatgaatcaactttaggagatggtcctggcgcttgctggactttcttaggcgccctgaagccttcttcacaacaattgaaccgctctccttgaagttcttgatgatccgataaatggttggtttaggtgcaatcttactggcagcaatatccttgcgtgtgaagccctttttgttcaaagcaatgatgacggcacgtgtttccttgcaggtaaccatggttgacagaggaagaacaatgattccaagccccaccctccttttgaagcttccagtctgttattcgaactcaatcagcatgacagagtgatctccagccttgtcctcgtcaacactcacacctgtgttaacgagagaatcactgacataaggtcagctggtccttttgtggcagggctgaaatgcagtggaaatgtttttgggggattcatttcatttgcatggcaaagaggggctTTGtagttaattgcaattcatctgatcactcttcataacattctggagtatatgcaaattgccatcatacaaactgaggcagcagacttactgaaaattaatatttgtgtcattctcaaaacatttggccacgactgtaatgtttactgttaatttgtattgtttattgtgtATTGTACttaatttgctttggcaatgttaacatatgttggGTTTCTTTCGCAttattgtaacttattttgtacataatgtttctgctatggcaaaaaagagcttctggatatcaggacagtgatcactcacctcggactcaccttgcaaactattacagattacaaagggaagcacagccgcgagctgcccagtgacatgagcctaccagacgagctaaatcacttctatgctcgcttcgaggcaagcaacactgaggcatgcatgagagcatcagctgttccggacgactgtgtgatcatgctctctatAGCCGACGtgagctcctaatctcagctcgttacctgtataaaagacacctgggagccagaaatctttctgattgagagggggtcaaatacttatttccctcattaaaatgcaaatcaatttataatgtatataactgtatattggttcatcctgacccatCCCGTCAGATCGTGGTGGAGGCATATTCTTCGGATGTCGGAATGCCCTGGACCTCAAGTTacatccctgcgccttcttctcccatTGCCTCAACGCCACGGAGAGGAAGATGAACTACAATATGGGGAATTGTGAGCTTCTCACAGTCAACATGGCTTCGGAGGAGTGGAGTCACTGGTTGGAGGGGCCGAATTGTGTGGATGGACTACAAGAACCTGGATTATCGCTGCATTGCCAAGCATCTCAAGTTCAGGCAAGCTAGATGAGCCCTGCTTTTCACCCGGTTTAACTTCTCCCTCTCCTACAGACCAGGATCCAAGAACATCAAACTGGATGTGCTGTCACGCCACTATAGCCCCATAGaccccgagaccatccttcccacctcgtgtctggcgacggcactcagctggggaatTGGGAAGCAGGTACGCGTTCCGATAACTGGATGTTTGTCCTTGACGCAGTCCGCCCCTCGGTCCTCCACCCAGGCTCCCGTCGGACCCTGGCCTTTCTGCGACAACACTTTTGGTGGCCAGAGGTTTCTGTGCTCAGAACAAGTCTCCCCGGCAAGCTCCAGCTGGGCTTCTTCAAGCACTGCCTGTCCAtcaccgtccctggtctcacatatcCCTGGTCTTCGTCTCTGGTCTTcccccgtctgatggcaacaccgtcaTCCTGACAATAGTGGA
This genomic window contains:
- the LOC123729544 gene encoding Fc receptor-like protein 5; the protein is MTIPAVSKSDEGLYKCTNSEGESPESRMSVTGLSGLSGLYPPASLSIRPNRSQFFKLESVSLSCEVQGNSARWRVVRNTERGILSECSTDWGKQQGSSCNVSLIPSDSGVYWCEFGSGEHSNAVNITVHAGAVILESPALPVTEGDSVTLRCRYQGTPSNLTADFYKDGSLIRTETTGEMTIPAVSKSDEGLYKCTNSEGESPESRMSVTVNALMEEGSMSVMA